TCCACACCTCCCCTCAGCACGCCTTCTTCCAGATACCCACACTTCTCAAAGCACCGCATACTGCCCACATTACCAGCAAACACAGTTCCAAACAACCTGGTCCACCGCTTGCCTCCCGTTGCCAGCTTGGCCTCTTCAGCAGTGAAGCACCACTCGGTCAAGCCGGCCAGCACCTCTGTCGTCAACCCCTGACCCCAGAACGCCTCGCCGATCCAGAACCCGGCTTCGGCTGCGTGATCCTGCACGTCGGCGCCGGGCTTCATACCTACGCCGCCAATGGCCGCGTTGGGGGCTGAGGCGAGACAGATGCCCCAGTTGTGGATGGGCGCAGACTGGTTCATGGCTATCCACTCGTTCGCCGTGTCTAGCGTGTAGGGCGAGGGGAAGGCAAGGGACATATATTTCGTGACCTTGGGGTTGTTGGCGTGCTGCGACATGGACGGTGCATCCTGGGGGTGGAGCGGTCTGACGATTAGCCGTGGAGTAGTGAAGATGGGCTGTGGGATTGGCGAGGCGGCCGTTACTGGTGTGGGGAGTGCTAGGTCAGTTTGCGCTGCGAGATGCGCTTGCATGGCGGCTGGCTGGGCGGGTGTTGGTTGCGCCATGCTGTCTGGCGGGTTGTTGCTGCGGTTGAGGTAGCCAGGATGTTTGTCTGAGGATACAAAACCAAGCGGAAACATTGTATAGATAGTTGGAGTCATTCGTTCATGCACCTCGGTGTCGTGTACTTACTAGTCATGTGTCGATTCAACAGCAGCCTGGGAGTCAGCACGATGGATGCGCGCTTTAGAATCACCTTCCACATCTGCTTGGCGCGATGACTGACTCGGCTGTGGTTGGATGTTGGAGATGTGGGGGCATACATTGCGGCTAGGTAGTTCTGCTGCGTGATATCTAAGAGGTGCAATGCGGTGGGGTGTCCAGGGTTTTAGCGCGACGCGTCGACCACGCGCATCGCGTGCACAGCATCACATCTCACATTGCTATCAACAATGTCTTCCACTTCTACCAAGTACACGTGCTGTATTTTCATGGTCGCGACGCAGCTAACAACGTGTTAGAAAGATTGTGAGAACGTATTCGCGACAATCGAAACGACCGCTTTACGATGAAGAGCCGCCTACTAAGCGCAGACGCGTCGAAGATGAAAGAGTCGAATCTACGACCTTGTCGAAGTCTATACCAAGATCGCCCGTAAAGCCCTCGCCACCTACACGAATAAGTTCTACGCCTCTCAGCTCCAGTCCACAACGCTCGCTCCCCACTTTCTCGGACACGCCGACCCGATCATCCCCTCCATCGTCGCCAGCGCTGAGAAGCTCCCCTCCACCGGACCTGAAGCGGCGACCTGTTTTCTCGTTGTTCAAGCGCAAGCTCAAACACAGCGTTTCTGCGCCAGAGGTCCTTTCGGAACAGAGTGACAATGCGCAGACTCGGCCAAACCCACCACCAGGAAAGAAGAAGCGCATGGTGCAGATGCAGCTGGACCTGGTAGGACAACACCGTAAAGCCTGCAAAACGTGTGGCATGGAATACATACCGTCGAACGCCGAAGACGTGGCCTTGCACCGGAAGTTCCATGCAATGAACTTTGGAGGCGTCGATTGTACAAAGGTCATGGTTGCGCGCCTGCGACAGAAGCAGATATGGAGCGGGGGAGAGGCAAGTTTCATAGCTGTTGTTGGGCGTCGAGATGCTCTTGCGCTGCGCAACAAGGCTAGTGATGTGCTGAAGGTTGTCAATGCCGAGCTTGCGGCGGTGCCTATTGCAGACGAGGAGCTCTGGAGTCAGACTTTGCTGTCTCCAAGCGCAGAATCATCGACTGCAGACGCCCCAGCACCCGAGAAGTGCGACAGGTTCAAGGCGTACCTCTACATCCAGGGTCAAAAGTGCGTAGCAGCATGTCTGGCGGAGAGGATACAGGAAGCGTATACCGTATTGGCGCAAGACAAGGTGTCACAACAACCTACACAGACTGCTGTTGAACTTCAGAGCTCGTCCATCTCTATCAGCACATCAGCAGAGACGGCGCTTCTTGGTATTTCGAGGATATGGGTCTCGGCCCAGTTCCGGAAGCAGGGGCTCGCGCGGCGGCTGCTCGACTGTACGCGGAATGATTTCATGTACGGACTGAAGATTGAAAAGCGTCTCACTGCTTTCAGTCAGCCAACGGAGAGCGGCGGGAGGCTCGGGCGGAAGTACTTTGGTTGTGAAGCTGGATGGCATGTGTACATGGATTGAGCCTGGAGGAACGAGTCGGAGCAGAGACGAGCCGTGAGCCGAATTGTACATAGACGACTGTGACGCAGTGTTTGACATGCAAATGGAAAAGCAGTCATCAGCCGCAGGATGAATCTGAGCACAAGCCTGGCCAGCCAGAGCTTGTGTTTGCCGCAAACAATACGACTCGCCAGGCACAGTGTGATGTTGAGGTGCACAAGCCAAGATGGGGGAGATGATGTGGTGGGGTGGTCTTCGCTGTCCCCTCCAGATGCGCGTCTCGCACATCGGCCAACGATCATCTTGACCGCCCgagcatcagcatcagcagcTGCAGCGCCGTCGACGTTCAACGTTCAACGTTCAGCACTGCACACGCCGCTCCTCACGAGCGCCTCTCTGTCCTCCCTGTACATAGAGCAATGCATTGTCCCTAACTAGCAGCATGTCTTCTGGGAACCCCTTCCGCGCCTCCCTCGCCCTCCACCAAGCTCCCCCCTCCCCTGTGCCTCGGACTTCCTTCATCACTCCCGAGACAGGCAGGCCTGGGGCAGGCGCCCAAgaggacgatgacgatgGTATGCCGTCGCTTTGCGTTTCACCTGTCCTGGCAGTAGAAGAGTAATGGTTACACAGTGCTTGCCCACGCCGTCTCGCCGCCGCCCAAGACAAAGAAACATGTTCGCATAGAATCCACCGCCATAGCCATCCCACTGCAACCGGACATCCCAAGCCCAGATGACTCTCCGCGCACGTCTTTTGCTCCACAGCAAACCTCAGGCCAGTATGCAGGCCAGTATGCAGGCCCGTCTCCCCCAGCGCCCTCTGCCAGCTACTCGAACAGCTCCCCTGGCGCATACACGCGAGAGCCTGGTAGAAGCCATGCAATGGCTGCACCGGACCACCTGGCAAGCGCGAATGGCGCCTCGGGGGTGAATTTTCCAGCCCTCTCTCCGTCAATAGTCCCGGCGAACCCGTTTGCGAAGACGCTCGCCTCGATCGAGCCTCAGCAGAGAGCAGGTGGGGAGGACCGGACGTTGGCGGAAGGAGCGACCCCGGGCAACAACAGAGCTTCCCTCGACGTGGAGAGCTTCAAAAACATGCTCCTGACAGGCAAGCCGTACCCTCAACAGACCAGCCAGACCAGCCAGACCAGCCAGACCAGACAGACCAGACAGACCAGACAGACCAGCCAGACCAGCCAGACCAGCCAGACCAGCCAGAGCTCGCAGCGTCCTGCTGCACCGAGCCCCGCAGGTGCAGCTATAGTCGAGAGTGGTAGTAGCACAGACGCATCATCCATATCCCGCCAGTCCCTACTTGAAGCTGCGCACGAGGCGCCGCCCGAGCCTCCGAGGACCTCACACGACATGGCACGCTCGGATGACGACGAGGCGCCCGGTCTTACGCCAGAGAGGACCAGGTCTAAGAGGAAGCCACCGCCTGCGCCGGCACACCGCCATGGCAAGCTCGTGTCGCCACGACTACCGCAGACCGTATCCTTTGACAGCTTTGCGGTCTCAGAAACTGCCCCTCCGCCAGTCACCAGGTCTCGAAATACGTCGGACGCGAACAAGCCGCTCCCGCCGACTCCCGTACTGTCATCACCCCTGCATATTGATACCCCAGAGAAAAGTCGAGACAACACATCACCACCAACGGAAAGGCTCGACGAGTCGTTGAGTCGGTCGAGCTCTCtacagaagaagagagccCCTCCTCCGGTTCCTCTGGCGCGCCGACAGAGCCAGCTACGACATTCGTCCGCGGACCATAGATCGCGGAGCAGCTCTTCTCTAACGCTGTCGTCACAGCAGTCCCTCGAAGTCCCTGGTCCTGCGGTGGTTCCCACACCTGGCGAGATTGCAAGCAATGCTACCATGACAGCCAGCCTGAAATCACCGCCGCCTCCACCTCCATCTAGGCATGGGGCACGACTGTCAGATATCGGCGCGTCAAGCGCAAACTCATCCTCGACGGAACCACTCCAACGTTCGACCTCTGTGCGGACCACAAGCTCGTCACACGGCCCATCTTCGCGCAGGAGCACCCTAGACGGCGAGCCACCGTTGGCTGAAGCCGGCATGAACCGCACATCGTCAACGGCGTCGAAACGCAACAGTGTCCGCCTCGCATCGAGCGACAGCACAGGCAGCGTAATGCCTCCCCCACCGCCCCCGCCGCGGCGTCGCCCAGGATCCGGGCGGTCCAGTCTCGATCAGCAGCGTCCCTTGATCCCCTCCTCGTCCCCCACGGAGAGCCGGCGAACAAGTACGGAGCACCGGCACACGAGCACCGATCTGCGGCGCACGAGCTTGGACATGAACCGACGAAGCAGTGGCGCGAGCGAGCACTCGCTGCGGCACGAATACGCGCCGGCCGAAGACAAGGCCGGGAACGAGTACGCGCTGTACTCGCCGCGGGAAGAAGCCGAGGACGGTCTTGCAGCAGGGGGGTCAGCCACGGCAGCGGCGCGGGGTGGTGCAGGCGAGGGCAGGAAGGACTCGAACAATATTCTAGACGACATGGAGAAGTTCCAGCGTGAGATTGACGAGCTGCGCAATCGGTACAAGCAAGCGGGATAGCGTTGCGTTGGAGTGGCGTAGGGCATGTTTGAGTGGTATATCTCACGCTTGACTGGAACATGTATGTTTGCATGCTATATCTCACGTTTGAGTAGGACATCTCACACTTGAATAGTAGGTATATGTTCAAGTGGTATATTTCACATTCGAATAGTACATCTCACACTTGAATAGTAGGTATATGTTCAAGTGGATATCTCACACTCGAATAGTACATGTATGGTTGAATAGCACATCTCACACTTGAATAGTACGAATATGTTCAAGTGGTATATCTCACGCTTGACGAGTACGTCCATGTCTGAGTAGTACACAAGTACGTTTGACCGACGTATTCTGTGCTCGACTGGTACACTGTATGGTGGTTGACCGGTGTATTTGTACAAAAGTGAAAAAAGATCACGCCGCATTTTCGTCTGGAACAAGCAAGACTTGGGGGGTAGAGGGTAGGCATCACGAAAGATTGGATTCAAGACGAGTGTTGTTATGCGCCTGGACGAGTTGTGTAGGCTTGTAGCTGCATGAGCAGAATCTCCACTGGCACGTTGTGCTTCGCGCGCTTCATCACCACACACGTCCGGCCTGCGTACTTGCTCTTGGGTCCCTCGATCAGCTCCTTCGCCTTGTCGGGCCCCAGCAGATCCGTCAGACTGTAGACGGCGACTTTGCGGCGGCGCCAGATGGCTGTCTTGAAGTCGAGCTCGGGGAACTGCAGGCGCGGCTGCATGTGGGGCACCAGCGGCTGCGCGTACCAGCCCGGGGGGTGGTGGGTGACGTCGGGCGCGGCGTGGGGGTCGAAGCGGGCGCCGAAGTTCTGGCCAAAGTACGTCGCCCACTTCTCCAGCTCGGCGGTGATGGCTTCGAGGCGGGCCTGGCAGTCGTCGGCGCGCGTGCGTAGACTGCCGAAGACGAGCACCGTGCTGACGTCGTCGACGGGCGCCGTGTGGTTGGCGTGCGGACTCGTGACGGGGACCAGGCGGCCGCGAAACGAAAAGTGCCAGCTCAGGCGGTCGACGAGGCGGTTGCGCAGCAGGTCGAGCAGCAGGGCGGGCATGTCCTCGCGCCAGACGGTCTTGGCAAAGTCGCCGGGGCGGAACTTGTCGATGATGCGCGGGTACAGGGCCTTCTCCCAGCCCTTCCTGCGCCCCAGCTGGGCGGCGACGAGGTGGCGGGTCAGAAAGCGCAGCGGGGCGCCGAGCTGCTTCTTGACCGTGGTCAGCGAGACGGGGAGCAGCCAGGGATCGCCCGTGGTGGGGTGGGGGCGCATGTGCAGGGCGGTGAGCAGCGCTTCGGGGACGAAGGCCTGGGTTGCGCGGCATTCGCGGACGGGCGAAGCGAGTGCGTGGGCTGCGTCGAGTGTGAGCTGGGGTGGTGGTAGACGTGGAGggggaggaggagaagaagaagaagaaaagaaaaagaaagagaaagagaaggagaaagagagagaggcGTACCGAATGCATTCTCCCACAGTCTGCGCTGGAAGGGAGTAAAGTCTGCGGGCCTGggcttctctttcttctgcTCGTGGCGCGACCGCTCCTCAAGGACTACGGGGTCGAGCAGCGGTGGAAGGGGCAGCTCTTTCCTCCCGTCCCGTCTGGTGCGGAAGGTGCGGTGCCCGTGTTGCTGTGTCGGCCCCAGCTCGTCGCCCTTCAGCGGCGGTGTCGGTGTCGCATGGCTCTGGCGCCGGACCGTCGAGAGCGCTCTAGCTTGGCTCGAACATGATCCCAGGCGTCGGGTCCATTGGCCTGGCATCAGGAGAGCGAGGCCGATGCGCGAGTGTCGTAGACCGTGTCTGATGGCTCCGACCGTGTGGACGCGACCTCGGGAGCTACCGCTAGTCACTTGGCGTCGAGCTATTGAGCTCCACCCCGTCACCGTCCATGCCAGCTTCCCCAGACACACACACGCTCTCGTCATGGCGACCTTGCTACGGAGGACAACACGGCCGAGCGCATCCACGGGGATAGGTAGGAATGGCACACGACCCATGTCCAGCCAGTTCGGCTTCCCAACACACTATGCCccacagcaacaacagcaacaacagcaacagcaacagcaacggcAACAGCAACGGCAACAATATGCGCCGCGCGCAGCTGCACTTCCCATACCCTATGTGACCGAGACAGTGGTAGGTGAACCCCCACGGCACGTAGACCCTCGAGCTGACTGTGCAGGGTGGAGGGTGGAAAACCTCGGACATCTTCTCGCGCCTGCTCCAAGAGCGCATCATCTGCCTCAACGGCGAAGTCGAAGAATCAATGTCCGCCATGATCGTCGCACAGCTCCTCTTCCTCGAAGCAGACAACCCGGAGAAGCCCATCTCGCTCTACATCAACTCCCCCGGCGGCAGCGTCAGCGCCGGTCTCGCCATCTACGACACAATGAACTACATCCGCAGTCCCGTCAGCACAATCTGCATGGGCCAGGCTGCGTCCATGGGCTCGCTCCTGCTGTGCGGAGGGAAAGCTGGGCAGCGCTACATTCTGCCGCATGCACGAGTCATGATCCATCAGCCGAGCGGAGGGTATTCTGGAAAGGCGAGCGATATTGCTGATCACGCAAAAGAGATTCTGAGGGTGAGGGAACGGCTGAACAAGATCTACCAGAGCCACTTGACCAAGAAGAGGAGTCTGGAAGAGATCGAGAAATTCATGGTCGGGGACTACTTCATGGATGCCCAAGAGGCCGTCGACTTTGGCATTGTCGACAAGATACTCGAGAGGAGAGAAGATGCGGGCAAAGAATAGGCGATATGCGCATTGTGGCGCCTACCAGGTAGAAAAGAGCGAGGGGTACTGGCATGTGCGTACAGTATCGACCTAAGCAATCTACGAGAGCATGACCAAACAAGATTCGGTTCCGCTGTGAAAGCATCTGTGGTGGCACTTTCTCCTCTGCACTGGCCTTGCTAGCTCTCATTCACCGTGAGGGTTACGCCGCAGTTGGCCCCGCAGGATCCTGGCTAGCGCGCGGTGCCGCTTAACCCAAAGGTACCTGCCTGCAGCCGGGCTGCCGCTGGTAGCAAACACCTCGCGACTGCGCCTTCCTTTGCTCGCGATTTCTTCGCGACACTGACCTCGTTGCAAGCTTGGGTAATGCTAGAGCAACGGTCGCAACACGTCCGTTATGGATATATTCATACAAGATGTATGTACTGCTCCCTCGCTTGCACAGCTTTGACGCCTCTCGCCCACCGAGAGACGAGAAAGCCGGCCCAATAAGTATGGTGCTGACTACCTACCTCCCAACCAGGTGCCTGGCGATGTCAACCACGTCCAGTTGCGCATGTTTCTCAAGGATAAGCTGGCCCAGTTTGACATATTCGCATACGATGTCATTAAGAAGCCCGGTCTTCAATGGGCGCTCTTGACCGTGGCCAGGGAAGAGAATGGTGAAAGGTTCATCAGACATCCCCAAACCCAAGCGATGCTGGTGCTGAAGGGCCGGCGCCTCCAGTGCAGAAAGAGCAACAAGAAAGGCCAGCCAGAGGCTCTCAAGGTCATGTCCCTCTTGAACAAAGAAGAGGACATGATGAAGAAGCCACTCAAGCCATCGCTGCCTACGTCCCAGCTCTCCCAGCCTCATTTCAAGTTCCTCAGCATGACGACGGGAGTTTGGAACTACGACCATCTCGGCAAACTGGTCTTTGAACAAAAGTATCTGGACCTTCGCCGTGGTACCATTATTTTCGGCAGGACTGCGCTCGTTATCTACTTGGAAAGCCGAGCCAACGCAAACACGGAGGCTGATTCTAATTGCAGAATCGACATTCCGTACGGCGTTTTAGAGCACACCATCCCTTCCATTGAAGCAGGAGGGCACGGCGCGCTGACCTTGACGCTCAAGTCTCCTCCGAAACTCTATCGAATCGAGGCAAGCGACAGCCTGCATCTATACACTGGTGCAGAACCGAGTGTGGCCTCTCTGATGCCAAAATTGTACGCCATGTCTTTGCGTGGCCCAGTGGCCCAGCGAGCTCCCTCATTACATCGACTTTGCGCATTGCAGCATCGATACGACAAGAGCGCTGCGCTATGCATGGTGTACAAACTACACTTCTCCAACCTTCAGACCATGCGCTACGCTTGGAACTTTATCAGGGACTTTGCGGTTCCAGACATGGATCTCTGGCGGACTAAGATATCCCAGAAGAAGACGCAGAGTGTTGAGAAGGACTACCAGGCATTGGAGGCGACTCTCGCTGATGTTACATACGCGCACATCAACTTCGCCGTCGCCTACCAATTGATGGCACTCGTGCTCGAGGGTACGGTGTCGCCTGCCAACATGCTAGAGCTAGTGCCGGGGGTATGTGATCTTGCTCAACGCTACGGCTCAAGCAAAACAGCCGTTGGTGTCAGCAAACTGGCGCAGCAGATTCCCACACCAACACCTCATATCAACGGAAACAATTACAGTACCAAAGCGAT
The Ascochyta rabiei chromosome 17, complete sequence DNA segment above includes these coding regions:
- a CDS encoding Endopeptidase Clp produces the protein MATLLRRTTRPSASTGIGRNGTRPMSSQFGFPTHYAPQQQQQQQQQQQQRQQQRQQYAPRAAALPIPYVTETVGGGWKTSDIFSRLLQERIICLNGEVEESMSAMIVAQLLFLEADNPEKPISLYINSPGGSVSAGLAIYDTMNYIRSPVSTICMGQAASMGSLLLCGGKAGQRYILPHARVMIHQPSGGYSGKASDIADHAKEILRVRERLNKIYQSHLTKKRSLEEIEKFMVGDYFMDAQEAVDFGIVDKILERREDAGKE